Proteins from a single region of Salvelinus sp. IW2-2015 linkage group LG4p, ASM291031v2, whole genome shotgun sequence:
- the hnf1ba gene encoding hepatocyte nuclear factor 1-beta-A isoform X1 — translation MFSKMVSKLTSLQQELLSALLDSGVTKDVLIQALDDMDPSPNGFGVKLENLHMSPPSSKINGNDSDSKPVFLTLSNGHGKGKLSGDEGSEDGDDFDTPPILKELQSLNTEEAAEQRAEVDRILAEDPWRAARIIKGYMQQHNIPQREVVDVTGLNQSHLSQHLNKGTPMKTQKRAALYTWYVRKQREVLRQFNQAVQGSVSNMTDKGSQDQVLFFFPEFNPPGQGMGQQGEEVGSEPSCKKMRRNRFKWGPASQQILYQAYERQKNPSKEEREALVEECNRAECLQRGVSPSKAHGLGSNLVTEVRVYNWFANRRKEEAFRQKLAMDAYPIPIHSMNPLLSHSHSSPHHHSSQTSASPPSKMQVRYSQQGPSEVSSSTTISHHGSMSTSQSVLQQVSPGGLDPSHSLLSPDAKMMSASGGGLPPVSTLTNIHNSHHTHQQTQNLIMPLSGVMTIAQSLNTSQSQSVPVINSVAGSLAALQPVQFSQQLHSPHQHGLMQQSPSQQPFMATVTHSHSQYLPLMYPHKQEPTQYSHQSRFPSAMVVTDANSLSTLSSMSSSKQDSTVNKMVQLGGLSWCPLQAW, via the exons ATGTTCTCGAAAATGGTGTCCAAGTTGACATCTCTCCAACAGGAGCTCTTGAGCGCCTTGTTAGATTCCGGAGTTACCAAAGATGTTCTGATCCAAGCGTTGGACGATATGGATCCTAGCCCGAATGGCTTTGGAGTTAAGTTGGAGAATCTACACATGTCTCCGCCAAGTTCGAAAATCAACGGAAATGATTCGGATTCGAAGCCGGTATTTCTGACGTTGAGCAACGGGCACGGTAAGGGCAAACTGTCGGGAGACGAGGGGTCCGAGGACGGAGATGATTTCGATACCCCACCGATACTAAAAGAACTCCAGTCGCTTAACACGGAGGAAGCAGCGGAGCAGAGGGCAGAAGTTGACCGAATATTAGC TGAGGATCCCTGGCGTGCCGCCCGCATAATCAAAGGCTACATGCAACAGCACAACATACCACAACGTGAGGTGGTGGATGTAACGGGGCTAAATCAGTCTCACCTCTCACAGCACCTCAACAAAGGCACGCCCATGAAAACTCAGAAGCGAGCGGCGCTCTACACCTGGTATGTCAGGAAACAGCGGGAAGTTCTCAGAC AATTCAACCAGGCAGTGCAAGGTTCTGTCAGCAATATGACCGACAAAGGCAGTCAGGATCAGGTGCTGTTTTTCTTCCCAGAGTTCAACCCTCCTGGTCAGGGTATGGGGCAGCAAGGGGAGGAGGTGGGCTCTGAACCTTCCTGCAAGAAAATGAGACGGAACCGTTTCAAATGGGGGCCTGCATCCCAACAGATCCTCTACCAGGCTTATGAAAGACAGAAGAACCCCAGCAAAGAGGAGCGGGAGGCTCTGGTGGAGGAGTGCAACAG GGCTGAGTGTCTCCAGAGAGGGGTGTCTCCGTCTAAAGCTCATGGGCTGGGCTCTAACCTGGTCACTGAGGTACGGGTCTATAACTGGTTTGCCAACCGGCGTAAGGAAGAGGCCTTCCGTCAGAAGCTGGCAATGGACGCCTACCCCATACCCATCCACAGCATGAACCCTCTCCTGTCTCACAGCCACAGCTCTCCACACCACCACAGCTCCCAGACCAGCGCATCCCCCCCTAGTAAGATGCAAG tgcGGTACAGCCAACAAGGACCCAGTGAGGTCAGCTCCTCGACGACCATCAGCCACCATGGCAGCATGTCGACCAGCCAGTCGGTGTTACAGCAGGTGTCTCCGGGCGGCTTGGACCCCAGCCACAGTCTGCTGTCACCTGATGCCAAGATG atgtcTGCGTCAGGTGGAGGCCTGCCACCTGTGAGCACGCTGACCAACATCCACaactcccaccacacacaccagcagacaCAGAACCTCATCATGCCTCTCTCTGGAGTCATGAccattgcacaga GTCTGAACACGTCGCAGTCTCAGTCGGTGCCGGTGATCAACAGCGTGGCGGGGAGCCTTGCAGCGCTGCAGCCGGTGCAGTTCTCCCAGCAGCTCCACAGTCCCCACCAGCATGGCCTGATGCAGCAGTCCCCCAGCCAGCAGCCCTTCATGGCCACCGTGACTCACTCACACAGTCAGTACCTGCCTCTTA TGTACCCTCACAAGCAGGAGCCCACGCAGTATTCCCACCAGTCACGGTTTCCCTCAGCCATGGTGGTGACAGACGCCAACAGCCTCAGTACTCTCAGCTCCATGTCATCCAGCAAACAA GATTCTACCGTAAACAAGATGGTGCAACTGGGGGGTCTCTCCTGG TGTCCTCTTCAAGCCTGGTGA
- the hnf1ba gene encoding hepatocyte nuclear factor 1-beta-A isoform X3, which yields MFSKMVSKLTSLQQELLSALLDSGVTKDVLIQALDDMDPSPNGFGVKLENLHMSPPSSKINGNDSDSKPVFLTLSNGHGKGKLSGDEGSEDGDDFDTPPILKELQSLNTEEAAEQRAEVDRILAEDPWRAARIIKGYMQQHNIPQREVVDVTGLNQSHLSQHLNKGTPMKTQKRAALYTWYVRKQREVLRQFNQAVQGSVSNMTDKGSQDQVLFFFPEFNPPGQGMGQQGEEVGSEPSCKKMRRNRFKWGPASQQILYQAYERQKNPSKEEREALVEECNRAECLQRGVSPSKAHGLGSNLVTEVRVYNWFANRRKEEAFRQKLAMDAYPIPIHSMNPLLSHSHSSPHHHSSQTSASPPSKMQVRYSQQGPSEVSSSTTISHHGSMSTSQSVLQQVSPGGLDPSHSLLSPDAKMMSASGGGLPPVSTLTNIHNSHHTHQQTQNLIMPLSGVMTIAQSLNTSQSQSVPVINSVAGSLAALQPVQFSQQLHSPHQHGLMQQSPSQQPFMATVTHSHMYPHKQEPTQYSHQSRFPSAMVVTDANSLSTLSSMSSSKQDSTVNKMVQLGGLSWCPLQAW from the exons ATGTTCTCGAAAATGGTGTCCAAGTTGACATCTCTCCAACAGGAGCTCTTGAGCGCCTTGTTAGATTCCGGAGTTACCAAAGATGTTCTGATCCAAGCGTTGGACGATATGGATCCTAGCCCGAATGGCTTTGGAGTTAAGTTGGAGAATCTACACATGTCTCCGCCAAGTTCGAAAATCAACGGAAATGATTCGGATTCGAAGCCGGTATTTCTGACGTTGAGCAACGGGCACGGTAAGGGCAAACTGTCGGGAGACGAGGGGTCCGAGGACGGAGATGATTTCGATACCCCACCGATACTAAAAGAACTCCAGTCGCTTAACACGGAGGAAGCAGCGGAGCAGAGGGCAGAAGTTGACCGAATATTAGC TGAGGATCCCTGGCGTGCCGCCCGCATAATCAAAGGCTACATGCAACAGCACAACATACCACAACGTGAGGTGGTGGATGTAACGGGGCTAAATCAGTCTCACCTCTCACAGCACCTCAACAAAGGCACGCCCATGAAAACTCAGAAGCGAGCGGCGCTCTACACCTGGTATGTCAGGAAACAGCGGGAAGTTCTCAGAC AATTCAACCAGGCAGTGCAAGGTTCTGTCAGCAATATGACCGACAAAGGCAGTCAGGATCAGGTGCTGTTTTTCTTCCCAGAGTTCAACCCTCCTGGTCAGGGTATGGGGCAGCAAGGGGAGGAGGTGGGCTCTGAACCTTCCTGCAAGAAAATGAGACGGAACCGTTTCAAATGGGGGCCTGCATCCCAACAGATCCTCTACCAGGCTTATGAAAGACAGAAGAACCCCAGCAAAGAGGAGCGGGAGGCTCTGGTGGAGGAGTGCAACAG GGCTGAGTGTCTCCAGAGAGGGGTGTCTCCGTCTAAAGCTCATGGGCTGGGCTCTAACCTGGTCACTGAGGTACGGGTCTATAACTGGTTTGCCAACCGGCGTAAGGAAGAGGCCTTCCGTCAGAAGCTGGCAATGGACGCCTACCCCATACCCATCCACAGCATGAACCCTCTCCTGTCTCACAGCCACAGCTCTCCACACCACCACAGCTCCCAGACCAGCGCATCCCCCCCTAGTAAGATGCAAG tgcGGTACAGCCAACAAGGACCCAGTGAGGTCAGCTCCTCGACGACCATCAGCCACCATGGCAGCATGTCGACCAGCCAGTCGGTGTTACAGCAGGTGTCTCCGGGCGGCTTGGACCCCAGCCACAGTCTGCTGTCACCTGATGCCAAGATG atgtcTGCGTCAGGTGGAGGCCTGCCACCTGTGAGCACGCTGACCAACATCCACaactcccaccacacacaccagcagacaCAGAACCTCATCATGCCTCTCTCTGGAGTCATGAccattgcacaga GTCTGAACACGTCGCAGTCTCAGTCGGTGCCGGTGATCAACAGCGTGGCGGGGAGCCTTGCAGCGCTGCAGCCGGTGCAGTTCTCCCAGCAGCTCCACAGTCCCCACCAGCATGGCCTGATGCAGCAGTCCCCCAGCCAGCAGCCCTTCATGGCCACCGTGACTCACTCACACA TGTACCCTCACAAGCAGGAGCCCACGCAGTATTCCCACCAGTCACGGTTTCCCTCAGCCATGGTGGTGACAGACGCCAACAGCCTCAGTACTCTCAGCTCCATGTCATCCAGCAAACAA GATTCTACCGTAAACAAGATGGTGCAACTGGGGGGTCTCTCCTGG TGTCCTCTTCAAGCCTGGTGA
- the hnf1ba gene encoding hepatocyte nuclear factor 1-beta-A isoform X2, with the protein MFSKMVSKLTSLQQELLSALLDSGVTKDVLIQALDDMDPSPNGFGVKLENLHMSPPSSKINGNDSDSKPVFLTLSNGHGKGKLSGDEGSEDGDDFDTPPILKELQSLNTEEAAEQRAEVDRILAEDPWRAARIIKGYMQQHNIPQREVVDVTGLNQSHLSQHLNKGTPMKTQKRAALYTWYVRKQREVLRQFNQAVQGSVSNMTDKGSQDQVLFFFPEFNPPGQGMGQQGEEVGSEPSCKKMRRNRFKWGPASQQILYQAYERQKNPSKEEREALVEECNRAECLQRGVSPSKAHGLGSNLVTEVRVYNWFANRRKEEAFRQKLAMDAYPIPIHSMNPLLSHSHSSPHHHSSQTSASPPMRYSQQGPSEVSSSTTISHHGSMSTSQSVLQQVSPGGLDPSHSLLSPDAKMMSASGGGLPPVSTLTNIHNSHHTHQQTQNLIMPLSGVMTIAQSLNTSQSQSVPVINSVAGSLAALQPVQFSQQLHSPHQHGLMQQSPSQQPFMATVTHSHSQYLPLMYPHKQEPTQYSHQSRFPSAMVVTDANSLSTLSSMSSSKQDSTVNKMVQLGGLSWCPLQAW; encoded by the exons ATGTTCTCGAAAATGGTGTCCAAGTTGACATCTCTCCAACAGGAGCTCTTGAGCGCCTTGTTAGATTCCGGAGTTACCAAAGATGTTCTGATCCAAGCGTTGGACGATATGGATCCTAGCCCGAATGGCTTTGGAGTTAAGTTGGAGAATCTACACATGTCTCCGCCAAGTTCGAAAATCAACGGAAATGATTCGGATTCGAAGCCGGTATTTCTGACGTTGAGCAACGGGCACGGTAAGGGCAAACTGTCGGGAGACGAGGGGTCCGAGGACGGAGATGATTTCGATACCCCACCGATACTAAAAGAACTCCAGTCGCTTAACACGGAGGAAGCAGCGGAGCAGAGGGCAGAAGTTGACCGAATATTAGC TGAGGATCCCTGGCGTGCCGCCCGCATAATCAAAGGCTACATGCAACAGCACAACATACCACAACGTGAGGTGGTGGATGTAACGGGGCTAAATCAGTCTCACCTCTCACAGCACCTCAACAAAGGCACGCCCATGAAAACTCAGAAGCGAGCGGCGCTCTACACCTGGTATGTCAGGAAACAGCGGGAAGTTCTCAGAC AATTCAACCAGGCAGTGCAAGGTTCTGTCAGCAATATGACCGACAAAGGCAGTCAGGATCAGGTGCTGTTTTTCTTCCCAGAGTTCAACCCTCCTGGTCAGGGTATGGGGCAGCAAGGGGAGGAGGTGGGCTCTGAACCTTCCTGCAAGAAAATGAGACGGAACCGTTTCAAATGGGGGCCTGCATCCCAACAGATCCTCTACCAGGCTTATGAAAGACAGAAGAACCCCAGCAAAGAGGAGCGGGAGGCTCTGGTGGAGGAGTGCAACAG GGCTGAGTGTCTCCAGAGAGGGGTGTCTCCGTCTAAAGCTCATGGGCTGGGCTCTAACCTGGTCACTGAGGTACGGGTCTATAACTGGTTTGCCAACCGGCGTAAGGAAGAGGCCTTCCGTCAGAAGCTGGCAATGGACGCCTACCCCATACCCATCCACAGCATGAACCCTCTCCTGTCTCACAGCCACAGCTCTCCACACCACCACAGCTCCCAGACCAGCGCATCCCCCCCTA tgcGGTACAGCCAACAAGGACCCAGTGAGGTCAGCTCCTCGACGACCATCAGCCACCATGGCAGCATGTCGACCAGCCAGTCGGTGTTACAGCAGGTGTCTCCGGGCGGCTTGGACCCCAGCCACAGTCTGCTGTCACCTGATGCCAAGATG atgtcTGCGTCAGGTGGAGGCCTGCCACCTGTGAGCACGCTGACCAACATCCACaactcccaccacacacaccagcagacaCAGAACCTCATCATGCCTCTCTCTGGAGTCATGAccattgcacaga GTCTGAACACGTCGCAGTCTCAGTCGGTGCCGGTGATCAACAGCGTGGCGGGGAGCCTTGCAGCGCTGCAGCCGGTGCAGTTCTCCCAGCAGCTCCACAGTCCCCACCAGCATGGCCTGATGCAGCAGTCCCCCAGCCAGCAGCCCTTCATGGCCACCGTGACTCACTCACACAGTCAGTACCTGCCTCTTA TGTACCCTCACAAGCAGGAGCCCACGCAGTATTCCCACCAGTCACGGTTTCCCTCAGCCATGGTGGTGACAGACGCCAACAGCCTCAGTACTCTCAGCTCCATGTCATCCAGCAAACAA GATTCTACCGTAAACAAGATGGTGCAACTGGGGGGTCTCTCCTGG TGTCCTCTTCAAGCCTGGTGA